The DNA sequence GAGTACACCATCTGCGAGCTCAACGACCGCGTGCGCGCCGCGCGCGAGCCGCGCGACATCGCGTGGCGCCGGCTGCACCTCGCGCGGAATCCCGGCGACTCGCTCGCCACGCCGCCGCGTGAGCGCTGGCCGCTGGCGGATTGGTACTGCGCCCTGCAGACGCGGCTGAGCGGGATCGGCGAGGTGAAGGAGGCGCAGGCCGCGACGCTCGCCGGCCCCGCCGCAGCGGCCTCGCTTGGCATCCTCCGCGCGGTGCAGGACCCGCCCAGCCGCAACGATGCCCCGCCGCCCGACTACGACTCCGTGGTCCTCGAGGGCCTGCGCTTCGAGTACAGCTCGGCGCAGTCGCAGATCGACCGCTATCGCGTGGAGATCGAGAAGAAGTTCTCGATCGCCGCGTCCTGCGTCGTGTTCGCCCTGCTCGGGGCGCCGATCGCGCTGCGGTTCCCGCGGGGCGGCGTGGGCCTCACGATCGGCGTCAGCCTCGGCGTGTTCGCCATCTACTACGTCGGCCTGCTCGTGGGCGAATCGCTCTCCGACCGCGGCTTGGTGGACCCCGCCATCGCGATGTGGGCCGCCAACGCGCTGCTGGGCGTGGTCGGCATCACCCTGACCGCGCGGCTCGGCAGCGAAGGCAGTACGCATCGCGGCAGCGAGTCGAGTGAATGGTGGGGACGGCTGGTCGAAGGCGTGAAGACGAAGTTCGCGCGGAAGGCGGCATGAGCACGGGCCACACCCGGCGGCGGCACTGGCTGCGGCCGCTCGACCGCTACGTCCTCAGCGAGTTCTGGAAGGTGCTGTTCGCCACGGCGCTGGGCTTCCCCCTGCTGGTCATCATCGTCGACCTCTCGGAGAAGCTCGACAACTACCTCGCGCGCGAGATCTCCGCCGGGGACATCGCCTTCGCCTACGTGCTGGGCATCCCCGAGACGATGTTCCTCGTCCTCCCGGCCGCGGTGCTGTTCGCGACCGTGTTCACGGTCGGCGGCTTCACGCGGCACAGCGAGATCACGGCGGCGAAGGCCTCCGGCGTGTCCTTCCACCGCTTCATCGCGCCGATCTTCGGCGGCGCGGTCGTCTCGACGATCCTCGGACTCGGGCTCGCCGAGGTCATCCCGCCGTTCAACGCGCGACGCCTCGAGCTCTTGCAGGAGAAGTCGGTGCGCGCCGCGAACCAGCGCTCGAACTTCGCATACGCGGCGGAAGAGGCGCGCGTGTACAAGATTGCCTATGCCGACGTGAACTCGGCGTCCATGCAGGGCGTGGAGGTCGAGCGTCGCGGCACGGGGCCGGACTTCCCGACCGTGCTCATCAAGGCCGAGGCCGGCACGTACCGGGAGGGCGAGGGCTGGACGCTCACCAACGGCTACGTGCACATCCTCCCGGATTCGCTCTCGAACCTGAGCATCCAGTTCGACTCGCTCCGGGACCGCTATTTCACCGAGCGTCCGCAACTGCTGATGGCGAACCCGAAGGCCCCCGCCGAGATGGGCTTCCGTGACCTCGGCAAGTTCATCGTGGCGATGGAGCGTTCCGGGGCCGACGTGAAGAAGCTGCGCGTGGAGCGCATGCTGAAGATCGCCATCCCGGTGACCTGCGTGATCATCATGCTCATCGGCGCACCGCTGGCGACGAGCACGCAGCGCGGCGGGACCGCCTACGGCGTGGCCATCTCGCTGGCGACG is a window from the Pseudogemmatithrix spongiicola genome containing:
- a CDS encoding LptF/LptG family permease, giving the protein MSTGHTRRRHWLRPLDRYVLSEFWKVLFATALGFPLLVIIVDLSEKLDNYLAREISAGDIAFAYVLGIPETMFLVLPAAVLFATVFTVGGFTRHSEITAAKASGVSFHRFIAPIFGGAVVSTILGLGLAEVIPPFNARRLELLQEKSVRAANQRSNFAYAAEEARVYKIAYADVNSASMQGVEVERRGTGPDFPTVLIKAEAGTYREGEGWTLTNGYVHILPDSLSNLSIQFDSLRDRYFTERPQLLMANPKAPAEMGFRDLGKFIVAMERSGADVKKLRVERMLKIAIPVTCVIIMLIGAPLATSTQRGGTAYGVAISLATTVIFLVLLQLTQAIGAGGLVMPELAAWMPGALFTAIGTFLLVKVRT